Proteins from a single region of Hermetia illucens chromosome 3, iHerIll2.2.curated.20191125, whole genome shotgun sequence:
- the LOC119650652 gene encoding serine/threonine-protein kinase meng-po codes for MANTVEKRRSFRIMRFTDNGKNENTPPNTQHRNSIYRKSQETDGGILHMIPDLDIPQMNFTDEYNIERTIAEGCFAKILLATHRPTNCSVVLKAVHAELTGLKDFIKEFHYSYQLSHHPNILSAYNVAFQANDYYVFAQEYAPYGDLASNLGPNGLHETACKLIAEQLSSALGFMHSKSLVHRDLKLENVLVFSPDFSRVKLCDFGATTRKGTLVGKVKHTWVSFVPPEVLESVKNERFICKTSSDSWQFGILLYSILTGSPPWQSADWVKDANYAAFMKYQKKKTTKIPDNFRKFSSRLIRCFRKYLDHSEENRAKVTEITKYLKDRWVDSKMSGSKSATLLAHAPDNDQDSICVYINQRESRYSLDESKTRLQRIMSSYGLETTIDQAAVKKRIWDWLSSCDDSYEDVEVF; via the coding sequence AAAAACGCCGATCCTTCCGCATCATGAGGTTCACGGACAACGGCAAAAATGAGAACACACCCCCGAATACGCAGCATAGAAATAGTATCTACCGAAAAAGTCAGGAAACTGATGGCGGCATCTTACACATGATTCCTGATCTGGATATCCCCCAAATGAATTTCACGGATGAATACAATATCGAACGGACCATCGCTGAAGGATGTTTTGCCAAAATACTCTTGGCCACCCATAGGCCAACCAACTGTTCGGTCGTCCTAAAAGCCGTCCACGCTGAACTCACTGGCCTCAAGGATTTCATCAAGGAATTCCATTACAGCTACCAACTAAGCCATCATCCGAATATCCTTAGTGCGTACAATGTTGCATTCcaagccaatgattattatgtaTTCGCGCAAGAGTATGCCCCCTACGGTGACCTTGCCTCTAATCTAGGACCAAATGGATTACATGAGACTGCTTGCAAATTGATTGCTGAACAGCTGAGTTCAGCGTTAGGATTTATGCATTCAAAGAGTCTGGTCCACAGGGACTTGAAGTTGGAGAATGTGTTAGTATTCTCGCCCGATTTTTCACGGGTGAAATTATGTGATTTTGGTGCTACCACCAGAAAGGGAACATTAGTTGGTAAGGTCAAGCATACATGGGTGTCATTTGTGCCACCTGAAGTCCTGGAGAGTGTGAAAAATGAACGATTCATCTGCAAGACATCCAGCGATTCATGGCAGTTTGGTATCCTGCTTTATTCAATCCTTACTGGTAGTCCGCCATGGCAATCGGCCGATTGGGTCAAGGATGCAAATTATGCTGCATTTATGAAGTACCAAAAAAAGAAGACCACGAAAATTCCAGATAACTTCCGAAAGTTCTCCAGTCGCCTGATTCGATGCTTCCGAAAGTACCTAGACCATAGTGAAGAGAATCGTGCCAAAGTTACTGAAATCACAAAGTATTTGAAGGACCGATGGGTGGATTCGAAAATGTCGGGGTCTAAATCAGCGACACTGTTAGCTCATGCTCCGGACAATGATCAGGATTCAATTTGCGTGTATATAAATCAGCGGGAGAGTCGATATTCCTTGGATGAAAGCAAGACCCGCCTACAGAGGATAATGAGCAGCTACGGCCTGGAGACAACAATCGATCAAGCGGCGGTTAAGAAGAGGATCTGGGACTGGCTCTCCTCGTGTGATGATTCCTATGAAGATGTTGAGGTGTTCTAA